One genomic segment of Chelonia mydas isolate rCheMyd1 chromosome 1, rCheMyd1.pri.v2, whole genome shotgun sequence includes these proteins:
- the LOC102937422 gene encoding cytokine receptor common subunit beta isoform X1 has product MKAFWNALLALCWAFRVGESRESLPMQSLRCYNDYTSQTTCTWQERTEARRFLNMTLHYEDNIDKKSIQIPCEPQGAKRLPVCQDVCVGWSCYRNSTLFAVGVHDRYTFKPDRLLQAKLNISLFQNVQPLPPQKLWINVTEAGDFLLGWEAAGERKGSHWVYDALEFEVTYKREWESWEKSSSVSVASASHCLLRRDALVPGSTYVARVRSKPSQGAGWSGLSSEWSTAVSWRSQEEDEAQPKNLRCLFNGVDRLTCSWEVRREVTSSVLFTLFYRTPPASEETECSPVHEEELPGSHYLFHSCEINVTNPSRLSQYLITVRPKKEEKLIKASKNIKPLAPVNVTMTKRKEQEYELRWTKQILSYAYIGQRYEFLYWKTGDSLENAQSVNISNDKPPLIFTLQMLEPSTHYRGKIRARVHMDGYQGPWSEWSEECTWETESASAGSPLILPLLVPVFTIVLIAFGWCGYRRLLSKKKKWEEKIPNPGRSQLLQSYLQKVALGIPLPSSQLDFGKQSPSEKMDLASCIQVLDGQMKVSSADLPAVVTERMMCFLGALDPENPYQTLEMTTPAPHPAAPASCRSSQSNSQSLSPATLPWRSSAKVTASQAPMSCFDFNGPYLHFPRGCSLPDIHQDQEAAPLGTRGRPASLEYVSLPQGASSQILLVEEERGEAQLHPVSLPVEKEMKQPLAGGQEGPQGQPAGGEVAQGDTKGQRSPIAAILNNSGQKLPLGYVTTEGLSLMPARDSAHLSPAQAPLEGMPTASGMLSSNPQLPHATEGTPSPELGPEKPGVAVPVPSPASAALSGFGSYVMFPKAPCGTPEPVSLSPPILSEGVDFAKAEPGQEDNVVMFNPDGTGPVFLRQVGEYCFFPGLKPGEKPPVGEKGPLADQTSEAGQAFGKPPCDGGSVNSKREPALHMQAIQLFKTLKCDDYFVLPPWAGQEPAVRAKELC; this is encoded by the exons ATGAAGGCGTTCTGGAATGCTCTGCTGGCTCTGTGCTGGGCTTTCAGGGTCGGAGAATCTCGAG AGAGCCTCCCGATGCAGAGCCTGCGCTGCTACAATGACTACACCTCCCAGACGACCTGCACATGGCAGGAGCGCACAGAGGCACGTCGCTTCCTCAATATGACTCTTCACTATGAGGACAATATAGACAA GAAAAGCATACAGATCCCATGTGAGCCTCAGGGAGCCAAGAGGCTGCCTGTCTGCCAGGACGTTTGTGTCGGCTGGAGCTGCTACAGGAACAGCACCCTTTTTGCAGTTGGGGTGCACGACCGTTACACTTTCAAACCTGATCGGTTGCTGCAGGCCAAGCTGAACATCAGCCTCTTCCAGAATG TCCAGCCCCTCCCACCTCAGAAGCTCTGGATCAACGTCACAGAAGCAGGCGACTTCTTgctgggctgggaagcagctggagagagaaagggaagccaCTGGGTGTACGATGCATTGGAGTTTGAAGTGACCTACAAGCGGGAGTGGGAATCCTGGGAG AAATCTTCCTCGGTGTCAGTCGCAAGCGCCTCCCACTGCCTGCTGAGGCGTGATGCCCTTGTGCCGGGCAGCACCTATGTTGCTCGTGTGCGATCCAAGCCGAGCCAGGGTGCTGGTTGGTCTGGGCTGTCCAGCGAATGGAGCACTGCCGTGTCCTGGAGGTCCCAGGAAG AGGATGAGGCTCAGCCCAAGAACCTTCGCTGCCTCTTCAATGGGGTTGATCGGCTAACGTGCAGCTGGGAAGTGAGGAGAGAGGTCACCAGCTCTGTCTTGTTCACGCTCTTCTACAGAACCCCACCAGCATCAGA AGAGACAGAATGCTCTCCAGTCCATGAGGAGGAATTGCCTGGCAGCCACTACCTTTTCCACAGCTGTGAGATCAATGTCACCAACCCCAGCAGGCTGAGCCAGTACCTCATAACTGTCCGGCCCAagaaggaggagaaactgattaAAGCCAGCAAAAACA TCAAGCCGCTTGCGCCTGTCAACGTGACAATGACAAAGAGGAAAGAGCAGGAGTATGAGCTGAGATGGACAAAACAGATCCTAAGCTATGCCTATATAGGCCAGAGATATGAATTCTTGTATTGGAAGACTGGTGACTCCTTGGAG AATGCCCAGAGTGTAAACATCAGCAATGACAAGCCTCCCCTCATCTTCACCCTGCAGATGCTGGAGCCCTCCACACACTATAGGGGGAAAATACGGGCAAGGGTGCACATGGATGGCTACCAGGGGCCCTGGAGCGAGTGGAGTGAGGAGTGCACCTGGGAAACTGAGAGTG CCTCAGCCGGGTCACCACTGATTCTCCCACTGCTGGTCCCAGTCTTCACCATCGTGCTGATAGCATTTGGCTGGTGTGGTTATAGACGCCTACTCAG caagaagaaaaaatgggAGGAAAAGATTCCAAATCCCGGCAGGAGTCAGCTGCTCCAGAGCTACCTCCAG AAAGTAGCACTTGGAATTCCGCTGCCGAGCAGCCAGCTGGACTTTGGCAAGCAGAGCCCTTCCGAGAAGATGGACCTGGCCAGCTGCATCCAAGTGCTGGATGG ACAGATGAAGGTTAGTTCAGCAGATCTCCCTGCAGTCGTGACCGAGAGGATGATGTGCTTCCTTGGTGCACTGGACCCAGAGAACCCATATCAGACTCTTGAAATGACAACTCCAGCTCCACATCCTGCAGCCCCGGCTAGCTGCCGTTCGAGTCAGAGCAACAGTCAGTCCTTGTCGCCAGCCACGCTCCCCTGGAGGAGCAGTGCTAAGGTCACTGCTTCTCAGGCACCCATGTCCTGCTTTGACTTTAATGGTCCATACTTGCACTTCCCCCGTGGGTGCTCCCTGCCTGACATTCATCAGGACCAGGAAGCTGCCCCACTGGGAACCAGGGGGAGGCCAGCGTCCCTGGAGTACGTGTCCCTACCCCAGGGGGCCTCTTCCCAGATCctgctggtggaggaggagagaggagaagctCAGCTCCACCCCGTCTCACTTCCTGTTGAGAAAGAGATGAAGCAGCCACTTGCTGGAGGGCAAGAAGGGCCACAAGGCCAGCCAGcaggtggggaagtggcacaagGGGACACCAAAGGTCAAAGGTCACCGATTGCTGCCATCTTAAACAATTCCGGTCAGAAATTGCCACTGGGATACGTCACCACGGAAGGTCTGTCACTGATGCCAGCAAGAGACTCTGCCCATCTGTCCCCTGCACAGGCCCCACTGGAGGGGATGCCCACTGCTTCTGGCATGTTGTCATCCAACCCACAACTGCCCCATGCCACGGAGGGCACCCCTAGCCCCGAGTTGGGCCCTGAAAAACCTGGTGTCGCAGTCCCAGTTCCATCTCCAGCATCAGCCGCTCTCTCTGGATTTGGGAGCTATGTTATGTTCCCCAAGGCTCCCTGTGGCACTCCAGAACCCGTCAGTTTGTCCCCACCCATCCTATCGGAGGGGGTTGATTTTGCTAAAGCAGAGCCTGGGCAAGAGGATAATGTGGTCATGTTCAACCCCGATGGCACCGGACCAGTTTTTCTACGCCAGGTGGGGGAATACTGCTTCTTTCCCGGCCTCAAACCTGGTGAGAAGCCCCCCGTGGGTGAGAAAGGCCCCCTGGCTGATCAGACATCAGAAGCCGGACAGGCATTTGGAAAGCCGCCCTGTGATGGAGGATCTGTCAATAGCAAGCGAGAGCCTGCTCTTCACATGCAGGCCATTCAGCTCTTCAAAACCCTGAAGTGTGACGATTACTTTGTGTTGCCTCCGTGGGCAGGACAGGAACCAGCTGTCAGGGCCAAGGAACTGTGCTAG
- the LOC102937422 gene encoding cytokine receptor common subunit beta isoform X2 yields MKAFWNALLALCWAFRVGESRESLPMQSLRCYNDYTSQTTCTWQERTEARRFLNMTLHYEDNIDKKSIQIPCEPQGAKRLPVCQDVCVGWSCYRNSTLFAVGVHDRYTFKPDRLLQAKLNISLFQNVQPLPPQKLWINVTEAGDFLLGWEAAGERKGSHWVYDALEFEVTYKREWESWEKSSSVSVASASHCLLRRDALVPGSTYVARVRSKPSQGAGWSGLSSEWSTAVSWRSQEEDEAQPKNLRCLFNGVDRLTCSWEVRREVTSSVLFTLFYRTPPASEETECSPVHEEELPGSHYLFHSCEINVTNPSRLSQYLITVRPKKEEKLIKASKNIKPLAPVNVTMTKRKEQEYELRWTKQILSYAYIGQRYEFLYWKTGDSLENAQSVNISNDKPPLIFTLQMLEPSTHYRGKIRARVHMDGYQGPWSEWSEECTWETESAGSPLILPLLVPVFTIVLIAFGWCGYRRLLSKKKKWEEKIPNPGRSQLLQSYLQKVALGIPLPSSQLDFGKQSPSEKMDLASCIQVLDGQMKVSSADLPAVVTERMMCFLGALDPENPYQTLEMTTPAPHPAAPASCRSSQSNSQSLSPATLPWRSSAKVTASQAPMSCFDFNGPYLHFPRGCSLPDIHQDQEAAPLGTRGRPASLEYVSLPQGASSQILLVEEERGEAQLHPVSLPVEKEMKQPLAGGQEGPQGQPAGGEVAQGDTKGQRSPIAAILNNSGQKLPLGYVTTEGLSLMPARDSAHLSPAQAPLEGMPTASGMLSSNPQLPHATEGTPSPELGPEKPGVAVPVPSPASAALSGFGSYVMFPKAPCGTPEPVSLSPPILSEGVDFAKAEPGQEDNVVMFNPDGTGPVFLRQVGEYCFFPGLKPGEKPPVGEKGPLADQTSEAGQAFGKPPCDGGSVNSKREPALHMQAIQLFKTLKCDDYFVLPPWAGQEPAVRAKELC; encoded by the exons ATGAAGGCGTTCTGGAATGCTCTGCTGGCTCTGTGCTGGGCTTTCAGGGTCGGAGAATCTCGAG AGAGCCTCCCGATGCAGAGCCTGCGCTGCTACAATGACTACACCTCCCAGACGACCTGCACATGGCAGGAGCGCACAGAGGCACGTCGCTTCCTCAATATGACTCTTCACTATGAGGACAATATAGACAA GAAAAGCATACAGATCCCATGTGAGCCTCAGGGAGCCAAGAGGCTGCCTGTCTGCCAGGACGTTTGTGTCGGCTGGAGCTGCTACAGGAACAGCACCCTTTTTGCAGTTGGGGTGCACGACCGTTACACTTTCAAACCTGATCGGTTGCTGCAGGCCAAGCTGAACATCAGCCTCTTCCAGAATG TCCAGCCCCTCCCACCTCAGAAGCTCTGGATCAACGTCACAGAAGCAGGCGACTTCTTgctgggctgggaagcagctggagagagaaagggaagccaCTGGGTGTACGATGCATTGGAGTTTGAAGTGACCTACAAGCGGGAGTGGGAATCCTGGGAG AAATCTTCCTCGGTGTCAGTCGCAAGCGCCTCCCACTGCCTGCTGAGGCGTGATGCCCTTGTGCCGGGCAGCACCTATGTTGCTCGTGTGCGATCCAAGCCGAGCCAGGGTGCTGGTTGGTCTGGGCTGTCCAGCGAATGGAGCACTGCCGTGTCCTGGAGGTCCCAGGAAG AGGATGAGGCTCAGCCCAAGAACCTTCGCTGCCTCTTCAATGGGGTTGATCGGCTAACGTGCAGCTGGGAAGTGAGGAGAGAGGTCACCAGCTCTGTCTTGTTCACGCTCTTCTACAGAACCCCACCAGCATCAGA AGAGACAGAATGCTCTCCAGTCCATGAGGAGGAATTGCCTGGCAGCCACTACCTTTTCCACAGCTGTGAGATCAATGTCACCAACCCCAGCAGGCTGAGCCAGTACCTCATAACTGTCCGGCCCAagaaggaggagaaactgattaAAGCCAGCAAAAACA TCAAGCCGCTTGCGCCTGTCAACGTGACAATGACAAAGAGGAAAGAGCAGGAGTATGAGCTGAGATGGACAAAACAGATCCTAAGCTATGCCTATATAGGCCAGAGATATGAATTCTTGTATTGGAAGACTGGTGACTCCTTGGAG AATGCCCAGAGTGTAAACATCAGCAATGACAAGCCTCCCCTCATCTTCACCCTGCAGATGCTGGAGCCCTCCACACACTATAGGGGGAAAATACGGGCAAGGGTGCACATGGATGGCTACCAGGGGCCCTGGAGCGAGTGGAGTGAGGAGTGCACCTGGGAAACTGAGAGTG CCGGGTCACCACTGATTCTCCCACTGCTGGTCCCAGTCTTCACCATCGTGCTGATAGCATTTGGCTGGTGTGGTTATAGACGCCTACTCAG caagaagaaaaaatgggAGGAAAAGATTCCAAATCCCGGCAGGAGTCAGCTGCTCCAGAGCTACCTCCAG AAAGTAGCACTTGGAATTCCGCTGCCGAGCAGCCAGCTGGACTTTGGCAAGCAGAGCCCTTCCGAGAAGATGGACCTGGCCAGCTGCATCCAAGTGCTGGATGG ACAGATGAAGGTTAGTTCAGCAGATCTCCCTGCAGTCGTGACCGAGAGGATGATGTGCTTCCTTGGTGCACTGGACCCAGAGAACCCATATCAGACTCTTGAAATGACAACTCCAGCTCCACATCCTGCAGCCCCGGCTAGCTGCCGTTCGAGTCAGAGCAACAGTCAGTCCTTGTCGCCAGCCACGCTCCCCTGGAGGAGCAGTGCTAAGGTCACTGCTTCTCAGGCACCCATGTCCTGCTTTGACTTTAATGGTCCATACTTGCACTTCCCCCGTGGGTGCTCCCTGCCTGACATTCATCAGGACCAGGAAGCTGCCCCACTGGGAACCAGGGGGAGGCCAGCGTCCCTGGAGTACGTGTCCCTACCCCAGGGGGCCTCTTCCCAGATCctgctggtggaggaggagagaggagaagctCAGCTCCACCCCGTCTCACTTCCTGTTGAGAAAGAGATGAAGCAGCCACTTGCTGGAGGGCAAGAAGGGCCACAAGGCCAGCCAGcaggtggggaagtggcacaagGGGACACCAAAGGTCAAAGGTCACCGATTGCTGCCATCTTAAACAATTCCGGTCAGAAATTGCCACTGGGATACGTCACCACGGAAGGTCTGTCACTGATGCCAGCAAGAGACTCTGCCCATCTGTCCCCTGCACAGGCCCCACTGGAGGGGATGCCCACTGCTTCTGGCATGTTGTCATCCAACCCACAACTGCCCCATGCCACGGAGGGCACCCCTAGCCCCGAGTTGGGCCCTGAAAAACCTGGTGTCGCAGTCCCAGTTCCATCTCCAGCATCAGCCGCTCTCTCTGGATTTGGGAGCTATGTTATGTTCCCCAAGGCTCCCTGTGGCACTCCAGAACCCGTCAGTTTGTCCCCACCCATCCTATCGGAGGGGGTTGATTTTGCTAAAGCAGAGCCTGGGCAAGAGGATAATGTGGTCATGTTCAACCCCGATGGCACCGGACCAGTTTTTCTACGCCAGGTGGGGGAATACTGCTTCTTTCCCGGCCTCAAACCTGGTGAGAAGCCCCCCGTGGGTGAGAAAGGCCCCCTGGCTGATCAGACATCAGAAGCCGGACAGGCATTTGGAAAGCCGCCCTGTGATGGAGGATCTGTCAATAGCAAGCGAGAGCCTGCTCTTCACATGCAGGCCATTCAGCTCTTCAAAACCCTGAAGTGTGACGATTACTTTGTGTTGCCTCCGTGGGCAGGACAGGAACCAGCTGTCAGGGCCAAGGAACTGTGCTAG